The following DNA comes from Candidatus Methylacidiphilum fumarolicum.
CCTTGGCATCGGAGCTTCCATTCTGTTTTTTCTCAAACAAGCTGGAGAGCCCTTTTTTGTCGAGTACACTTTCGATACCGAACAGGGAGATCTAAGAGAAAAGATAAAAGGGGAACCGACCGTTCATCCAGATATTTCTATCATCCATATCGAAGGGGAACTCTTTTTTGGAGTTTCAGAACTTTTTAGAACACAGATCAACAAGATCCTTGCCCTGAATCCAAAAATTCGAGTGGTCATTTTAAGAATGCGTAATGCCCATCACCTGGATGCTACCAATGCAATGGCTTTAGAAGAATTGCATCATTGGCTCACCGAACAGGGGAAGTTTCTACTGATCAGTGGGGTCATCCGTCCCGTTTTCCGCGTCTTGAGGAACTCTGGGGTCTTAGATCGTATCGGTAGAAAAAATGTATTTCCACTAATTCCTACACAACCCAATCTTTCGACTCGTCAGGCACTCATAAGGGCTCAGGAACTCTTAGGGAAAAAGGAGAGTGAAGTCAAAATTTTCTTCGAAAAACTCCCAAAAAAATGATCGGATCTGTCCTCTTCCCCTCTCCATAACCCCCATTCAATCAAACAGCAGCAGAGCCAACACTTTAGCCTAAGGAGCTCTAGCTGGCTTTGCCGCTGTCCCTTTTCCCCCTCTCTGGCTCTAAACGGCTGGGTTTATCGCACACATGGTTAAAAAAAGTGTTTTAGCTAGAAGGCTTAATTCTAGCAAAAAATCTTTTGCCGCATCTTAAAACAGCATCCGGTTGTATCTCAACGCAGTCGTGAATATCGGTAACCTTTTTGCCTTGGTAAGAGACTCCACCCTGGGTGATCAACCTTCTAGCTTCTGATTTGCTTTTTACTGCTCCCACAGCAACTAATAGCTCTACAATCGGCATCTGTTTTTGAGAGAAGCAAAACTCAGGCATCTCTTCGGGAAGTTCTTTTTTGGAAAACACTCGCTCAAATTCAGTTCTGGCTTTGATGGCTTCTTCCTTCCCATAAAAAAGAGTCACAATTTTTTCGGCAAGTCTCTTCTTTTCTTCCATGGGATTAGTAAGGAGATCCACCTCTTCTCCGAAAAGCACCAAAAACCATCTTTTCATTAGCCAATCTGAAATGCTCATGGTTTTACCAAAGATTTCCTTCGGAGGCTCCGTAATCCCAATATCATTTCCTAAAGACTTACTCATTTTTCTTGAGCCATCCAAGCCCTCCAAAATAGGAAGAGTTATCACCACTTGTGGATTCTGTCCTTCTTCCTTTTGAAAATCTCTTCCTAACAACATATTGAAGAGCTGATCCCTTCCCCCAATTTCAATGTCAGCCCTCACCATGACCGAATCCCAAGCTTGCAATAGCGGATAAAATAGCTCATGAAGGAATATGGATTGATCAGCAGTGAACCGGTCATGAAAATCCTGCCTATGCAGAAGCTTATTAACCGTGACTCTTCTTCCTAGACCAAGCAGTTCTTCGGCCGATAGGCGCCCAAACCAGCTGCCGTTCCAAAAAATTTCCGTGTGCTCTTTATCAAGGATCTTGAAAGCCTGCTCCGTATAGGTTTGGGCATTCTTAAGGATCTGCTCCTTAGGCACCAGAGGCCTTGTAGTGTTTCTTCCGCTCGGGTCACCAATCGAAGCAGTAAAATCACCAATCACTAGAAGCACTTGATGGCCTAAGTCTTGAAATTGTTTGAGCTTCAGCAAGGAAATGGCATGACCAAGATGAAGATTGGCCGAGGTTGGATCTACGCCAAACTTGATCCGCAACTTTTTTCCGCTACTCAGTAGCTTGTCTAGCTCTTCTTCTGAAATGACCTGTTCAGTACCTCTAGTCAATATCTTTAAAAGAGGGTGCATAGCTCAATGGTGGCCCCAAGGCCTTTCTTTCAAAAAGATAGGAATCTAGCTTTCTCTTAGGAAATTTTATTCCTGGGTGGAATCTTTTTTTTCGGATTTCGCCCCAGTAACGATTATGCGTCTGCCCATAACCTCTATTCTATTGAGAATAGTTACGGCCTTGCGAGCGGAATCAAGATCTGCCATTTCTACAAACCCAAAACCTTTAGTTCGATTCGTCCTCCTATCTCGAATAATCTCCACATTTTTTATTGGTCCGACTTTGGCAAAAATCTCAAACAGATCGCTATCCGTTAAATTGTAGGGAAGATTGCCCACGTAGAGTTTGTTGGAAGTAACAAGCTCTTCAATAGACTGTCCAGGAGGTGGAGTCTGAGCTTCTTTTTGTTCGTCTAGGCTCTCAGTAACCGTTTTTGTTTCGGTAGGCACTGTGCCTTGATCGACGGTAGCTTTCGGTGACCATTCCTGATAGGCCGCTACCTGCTCTTTGGATTTAGCCACAGTCGCTTTGCTTAGAGTCTTCGCTTCTGTATAAGACTTCTCAGGAGCTTTCCTATCTTCGGTTTTTATCTCCTCCTTTTTATCAGTTCGTTTTGTAAGAGCAACGGATTTGGTCGGGTGAGAACCAAAAAGATTTCCAAAATACGAGGAAATCTTTTCTTTTAAACTCTTCCAAAAAGAAGTTTTGACTTTTTTTGTTTCTTCCGAACGTAAGGCATACCGATTTTTTCTGGAATATCTTCGAGAAGAATCCTTTCTGTAAGAACTTTTTAATTGACGATCTTTCATTGTTGTTTCCTTTCTTAAGGAATCCAGCTGTTGGATGAGGATCATTATTGGCTGCGGATGGTTCCCTTCTTTTTATTTGAGAAAAAGCAAATAAGAATAACCGTTTTGTGTAAACACCTTTCCAAACGGCTAAAATAAAGAATAGTCCCAAGAAAAAAAAGAGAAAAGGCCTATTATGGTCTTTCCTGCGTGTGCGCGCAGGAAAGAACGTATTCTCTAAAAGAAGGAATGTAAGCGGGCTCATTATTCCTTCTCTTTCATCCATACTGGATTCACATTGTATTGAATTGCCCTTCAATCTTATACCTTCTTTTTTGGCGCTTGTATCTGTTTTTAGCCACCAACTGAGTGATAACATTCCGTTCACTAACCCCCGCAGGCCTTTGATTTATATCCCGCTATAAAAAAATAGAATAAAATGGGATTTGTTCAAAATTTTTTCATTTAATTTTGGATTTTCATTTAAAAGTCACATCAGGTCCTTTATTAAGGGTCCTTTTAACTGAGGTAAAAAGTGGCAATGCGTAGGGATAAAAAGTCTATGACAGAAGGCTCAACCGGCTAAATAATATCTTCAGGAATCAAAAGAGAAAATTTAGGGACAGGGATCACAATCAGAGAGCCTTCTGAATCAATGCCAAAATAAGAGCCTTCGACGACACTAGGCCTCGAATAGAAATGATGGCTTGAATAACGGAACTTTTCTCCCATCTTCAATCTTGGATAAGTCCCAACAATCCCCAGGCCTTCAATGACCGTTTTTTCACCTAAGTCATTGGTCACTATCCATTTTCTACCTTTTAAGAGCACTGTTTTGGGGCTAAAATTCAGAATCGAAATATAATAAAAACAGACATAAAGATAATTGGAAGAAAGGCTTTTGGAGCGTTCATATTCGAGATGCTCAATAATCACTTTGATCTCATTGACTTTTAAAAATTCTTCCATTTGAATCTTTATTTGTTTTTCTTCGTATCCATTTTATCTTATTTCTAGGATCTAACAAGATGATTGGAATACTTATTATTGGAGGATCTGATTGTAGTTGCGGAGCTGGCATACAAGGCGATTTAAAAACTGTTACAAACCTTGGGGCCTACGGGACAACCATTATAACTAGCATTGTTGCCGAACATCCTGGCCGTGTTGAATCCTTATTTCCCCTCCCCGTTTCGATTATTGAATCTCAGTTTCATTCCATTCTAGACTTTTTTCCAATCTCAGCAATCAAAATTGGGATGCTCTATAAAAAGGAACTTCCAGAAAAAATTGCGGAATTAATCCAGAAGTTTCGCATTAAAGCACCCATAGTCATTGATCCGGTGCTGGCTGCCGGAAACGGAGATCCCCTTGCCGAACCTGGAATGGAAGAAGCACTGCCTAAAAACCTTTTTCCCTTAGCCACAATCGTCACTCCCAACATAGAAGAAGCCGAAATATTGAGTGGTTTTATAATTGAAGGTCCCGAAGACTTACCCAGCGTGGCTCAAGACTTGGCCGAACAGTACGGCACCTCCTTCATGATCAAAGGCGGCCATCTTCAAGGGAAAACGACACTCGATGTGCTTCACCACAATGGCAAAACCTACTCGTTTGAATTGCCGCGGATTTTTTCTGCCAATCCCCATGGAACGGGCTGTTCTATGGCTTCCATGATTGCTGTTTTCCTTGCCCAAGGGTTGGACGTACCTAATGCTGTGGAAAGAGCTAAACACACCCTCTATGAGAAAATAAAAAGAGAAATACAAATCGGTCCCTTTTATTTTTTGCCTCCACAATGAGGTTTTTATAAAACTCCCGATTTACCGCCTAGCCGAAGGACAATCTTTCCGAAATGCTTGCCACTTTCTAAGCGCAGAAAAGCTTCCTTGTATTGAGAAAAAGGAAAGACGGTATCGATCAGCGGTTTAATTCCCAACGTTGTAATGGCTCTATTCATCGCCTCAAACATAAGCCGATTACCCACATAGATCCCATGGATTTTTGCTTGCCTCATAAGAAGAGAAACCACATCAATCTCGGCTTTTAATCCAACCAAAATCCCAATCGAACATACCATTCCCCCATGTTTGACAGCCTTAATGCTTTCCTCCAAATTCCCTCCCAGTACATCGATCAGTACATCTGCACCCCTTCCCTCCGTCAGTTCCCGAACTTTTCTATGCCAATTCTTCTCTTTAGTGATATTTATGCCCTCTTTAGCTCCTAGTCTTTTTGCTTTTTCTATCTTTTCTTCACTCCGGGACAGAAAGATCACTTGAGCCCCACAGGCCAACGCAAATTGCATGGAAAAAAGGCTTACGCCTCCACTGCCCTGCACAACAACGGTTTGTCCAGGAGAGACGGTCGCTTCTTCCACAATCCCATTCCAGGCTGTCAGTGCTGCACAAGGGAGCGTAGCCGCTTCTTCAAAACTAAGATTTTTAGGAACCGGTAACGCCCCCTCTTCTTTCAAAATGATATATTCAGCAAGGGTACCATCCAGAGGGCCGCCCAGCACCGATTGAGCATATTTTTTTTCGAAAGGACCAGCTAGCCAGTCTTGAAAAAAAGTTCCAACTACTCTATCCCCAGGCCGAAAAGACTGGACCGCTTTGCCTACGGCCACCACTTCGCCCGCTCCATCAGAGCACGGGATCAAAGGTAAAGCTTGATCGGGATTATACAGTCCTTTCACCATCAACCAATCCCTATAGTTCAAAGAAACTGCCTGAAGCCGTACCAGAATTTCTTTATCTTTGGGCTCCTTTGGATCAGCAAGATCGACCATGGCAAGTCCATCGAGTCCAAAAGTATGGATCCTTACTGCTTTCATTCTCTAATAAATGCACAGAAAAGCCTATCCTATCCAGAATAAAATACTAACTCTGGCTAATCAAGCAGCGGACCTTTCCATCCCAGGGATCAATCAAAAAAAAGAAAAATTCTGATGAAACACTACTCAGTTTGTTCTTCCTTTCGCACAACAAAGCAAGAGCGTTTTGGATCTCCAAAGGCTCAGCTACTCAGAATATTTACCAGCCTTCTGTTAATAGATTAACGATCCGATTGGCCAAATCCTCTGCAACTAACGGAAGATCTTGCCTTTGGGCTTCAGGCATGTTTGTTTGCGTAAAATAATAGGAAGAGCCGCTGACCTGAGCTCCTTTTATCGTTGCTCTGCCAAGCTTCCTATTAATTAAGGTGACCGAAGCAGTAATAATGAGCTTGTATTCAGCGGTAGTAAAAGGATCTAGAATTTCTGGCCTTAGGATGACTCTGTTGAAATCCACAATTGTCACGTCTAGTTCGGCATCTGCATCAACATTCCTAGATGTTTGCATAGTCCCATCATTGTCGATAGCCCTGATGATCTCATTGGTCACCATCGACTGCAACCCCGGAATAACTGTCTTGTTTTTCACCGTCGGAACATAAATCGTCTTGATCCCCTGAATCGCTGGTCCGCCAATACTACCAAGCCGGTACCCACCCGAACATCCAACAAGACCAATACAAAAGAAAAAACACACAATCCATAGCCAAAAGGTCGCTCTTCGATGCGTCATTAAGGGGTTCCTTTCGTTTGCTGAGTTTCGGAAGAGGAAGCGGAGTTCCCATTGGGAGAAGGCGCAGAAGGAGGATTGGAGGTTAAGGAAGGCAATCCCAAATCTTTGGCAACTAGAGGTCGCAGTTGGATAATTTTTTGCTCAGCAATTTTTGCCTGATCCGAGGTAGGGTTCTGTTTGATCACATCACTATAATAAATGTAGGCGGCTTTGAAATTCTTAGCCCTTTCATAATACTGGGCAATATGAAAACTGCCCAAAGTGGTCTTTCCCTTGAGTTCGGCAATATGGGCTTTAGCTGCTTCTACCTTATCCCCCGAAGGATATCGAACAATGTAATCTTCAAAACCCTCAATTGCCTTTTCCGTTGCACTCTGATCGTACTCAGAAGCCTGTGAAGCAACATACCACGTATACCCAATTTCATACTGGGCATCATCCGCTAGGGAATGATTAGGATACTTATCTAGCAAACGATTAAAAGTTGCAATCGCATCTGTAAATTTTTTTTGTTTAATTCGAGTTAAGCCAAGCTGAAATTCTGCCTGTGGAGCAAAACGACCATAGGGAGCCGCCCGAATAATGCTTTCAAAAATATCCGCTGCGATATCCAGTCCTGAACCCATGGGGATATTGAACAACCTTTTGGGTTCACCGGCGAGATAAAGATTACCAATAGCCAATTTTCTTTCCAGCGCCTGTTCGAAAAAACTTGATGAAGGATATTTCTGGATCATCCGATCATAGGCCTTATTGGCTCCAAGAAAATCCCCCTTTTTTTCTAGACATTGTCCAATACGAAACTGTGCTTCAGGAGCAAACACTGCATAGGGCCATTTCCTGATGAGAATCCGATACGCTTTCAAGGCGTTGTCATAATCTTTGGCCTCTTCAAACTTTTTTGCTAAGTTGAGCTGATCTCTGGAACTGGAAGCGGAAAGCCCCGTTCCTGTACTTTCATCAACCCAACCTTCTCCTGGTCTCCATACCAATGGAGCATAGAGCTCAACCTTTAAAAAGAAAAAAGTCAAGAAAAAGAGGAGTAAAACTTTTCGATAACGAAAAGTGTTCATTGACTTAATCACATTCTCCCTTTTTAATGGTTTAGCTTTTCGTCGATGGAAAAGCCTTTTTGTTTATAGGAAAAAAAAATTCAAATTTTTTTTTAATTAAGTAACTTTGGATTCCATGGGCATTGTAATCATCAAAAATAAGGATTCTTTTTCCTTCCTCAAGTTATTAGACTGCGGATCTCAATAATATGTCGAAAAAAACTGGAAAAAAATTAAACAACTTTACTCTCAGCCACCCTCCTTTACCACAGGGAGCTAAAAAGAGTTTTCTTTTAAAGACCAAAGCAGTTTTCAGCTCCAAAGGTCAAGGAAAAACGCAATCAGAGATCCAATTGTCTGCCGCGGCCCAACCCTCTTCCTCTCCTCCTATCCCTCCTTCGCTTCCAAAGACTGGGAGAAAACAGCTCTTTTTCTATCTTTTTGCCGTAGACCCACATGCCCTACATGCCTACTGGATTATGGATCAAAAAGCCTTCAGGGCTTTCGAAAAGAGCCGTTGGGTATTTCGGTTGGTTAGTAATGGCTCTCAACTGGAAGCAGAATTGCCATTAGAAAAATCAACGCATAGAATCTATTATACTAAAGCAAAACCCAACACCCGCTACCATGCTGAAATCGGGTTCTATATTAGTAGCAGCAATCATTTTATCCTCATTGCCAAATCCCCCGAAGCCCATACCCCTCCTCTTTCTTTCTCTGCAAAAAATGAAATAAGATTAGCTACGCTCCCCCCACAGCTCTCCTTTCAAGAGCTTATCCAAAAAGCCACAAAAAAAGGCATTAAAAAGGAAACCGTCGCTGAGGCCTTTGAGCTTCCTCCTCAGAAAATCCAACAGCTCCTCACTGAAAAAGAATCCGTGATCCAATCCTCAGAACAAACTCCCAATCTTTTCTCTTTCCCAGATTCAATTCAAAATTTTCTCTTCCCCCAAGACCCCTCATTGAGTAGTTCGTATTCTTCTCCTATCCCCCCTTATACTCCCCTAAAAGAATTCTCTAGCTTTGAATTCTTTCCGTGGTTCCAACCCGAAGACTTTCCACTCCAGTTCCTTTGGCCTGCTTCTTTTGGATTTGAACCAAAAGAGGGATCCTTCCCACAGAATGAACCGCCAGAATCTCGGCATTTTCCTTTGGAACTGGAAGTCGAGCTCGTTATCCGAGGCAAAACTTCCCCAAATGCCCTTCTAAAAGTCTCCAATAAAAAGATGCAAGTCGCTGAAGATGGCTCTTTTACTTTTCGGTTCGATTTTGTCGATGGCATTTATGAAGTTCCCATTGAAGCCTTTGACCAAGAAAATCTACAGGCAGAAAAGCTCGTTCTGTTCTTTTCCCGTTTCAGTCGACCTCTCCTTGAAGTTCAATCCTTTTTTCCTTCTCCTTGACTCTTAAATGCCATTGGCTTACAGCTAGAGATTATTAATGAAATCATCCCCTTTGGGCTATCTAGCATTGCTACTGCATGCGCACCTCCCCTTCGTGCGTCATCCTGAGGATGAGGAGGTTTTAGAAGAAGATTGGCTCTTTGAAGCAATCACCGAATGTTATATTCCGCTGTTGTGGATGCTCGAAGAACTATATCAGGCGGCGATTCGGTGTAAACTGACCCTTTCCTTAAGTCCAACCCTCTGTTCAATGCTAAAGGATCCCCTGCTTATCCAACGCTACAAACGCTACCTTCTAAAACGGATCGAACTTTGCTCAAAAGAAATAGAGCGATATGCCGCAGCCGATCCTGAAAGATTGCTGCTTGCGAAATTTTATAAGGAAAGGTTTCAGAATGTCTGGAAGAGCTTTACAGAAGTGTATGCTGAAGATATTCTTGGCCAGTTTAAAAAATACCATGAAAAAAGCCTTTTAGAACTGGTCACCTCTTCGGCCACCCACGGGTATTTGCCGCTGCTAAAAAATCCAAAACAGGCGGTTAACGCCCAAATCTTTGTGGCTATTGAGAGTTTCTTTGATTCCTTTCAGACCTATCCTAAAGGCTTCTGGCTGCCCGAATGCGGTTATTATCCGGGAATTGAATTTTTCCTGCAATCTGCCGAAATCCGCTGGTTTGTCCTGGAAGCGCATGGCCTACTTTTTTCTGAGCCTCGTCCGTTTCTGGGTCTTTTCTCCCCAATCTACACTCCTTCTGGTCCAGCCGCCTTTGGCCGTGACTCTCTTTCAAGCAAAGAAGTATGGAGCGCTCAAGAAGGCTATCCCGGAGATCCTGTGTATAGAGAGTTCTACTGGGATTTAGGTTTTGAATCCGATCTCGATTATATTAGACCATATATCCTACCTACCGGACAGAGAAAATTTACAGGTATCAAATACTACAGGATTACAGGAAAAACTGAACAAAAAGCGCTCTATAATCCCCAAAAGGCCCAGCAAAGAGCTAAAGAACATGCCGAAAATTTTATCATGAAAAGAGAAGAAGCAATTAAAAAAGCGGCGCCTCTATTCCCAACCTTCACTAAGCCAATTCTCCTTTGTCCTTTCGACTGTGAACTTTTTGGCCATTGGTGGTTCGAAGGCCCGCTTTTTTTAAAAGAACTAATAAAGAAAGCACATCAGAGCGAAATCCTTGAGCTAACTACTCCTTTGGAATATCTCCATCGTTATCCTACCCAACAGATATGTCGTCCGACCTATTCGTCTTGGGGACTCGAGGGATATTCCAAAATGTGGCTTAATGAAACGAACGATTTTATCTATCAGCATTTGCATGAGGCTGCTTATCTTCTGGTTGAACTCGTTAGAAAATATAAAAATGGCAATAAACAAACTGTTCGATCTTTGAAACAGGCAGCAAGAGAGCTATTGCTTGCCCAGGCTAGCGACTGGCCCTTTCTGATCAGCAAGTCCACTGCTAAAGAATATGCCTTTTTACGAGTCATTACCCATCTGAACCGCTTTTCAGAACTCTGTGAAGGGATTATCCAACAAAAGATTAATAAAAGCTTACTCGAATACTGTGAATATACCGATAATCTTTTCCCATCCCTTAATCTCAATTATTTTAGTTGATATTTTTTCTAAGCGGCATAGGCTTTAAGAGTGGGGAAAGTCCAAAAAAAGCTTATTTTCCCTTTTCTTTTCTCCCTTTTCCTCCTCCTTTTTTCGGCGCATGGAAAGATTTGTCTTCCCTTTTCCAGGGTCTTCGTGGGCATGGATACCTTTGAGAAGCTCATACGCTTTGCTAAAGAAGAAGGCTTATCGACCCTTCCTTTGGGTGAAAGAACCGTCCGAATAGGACTTTATTTGGTGGGTACTCCCTATCGGCATTATACCCTTGAAATAGATGATCAGATCGAATCGCCTTCGGTAAATTTCCAGGCCATGGATTGCTGGACATTCTACGAAATCAGTTTAGCTTTCGCCCGAATGCTCCATTATGACGAAAGCTTTTGGAGTCCCGAAACCCTCCTGAAGCTCATCGAAATTGAAAGGTACCGGAACGGAGAATGTACTGGGAGCTATCTCTCGAGAATCCATTTTTTAGAAGAACTCTTTGTAGATAATCAAAAAAGAGGCCTTTTGGTCGATAAGACAAGAAGCCTTGGTGGCGTC
Coding sequences within:
- a CDS encoding ApaG domain-containing protein; protein product: MEEFLKVNEIKVIIEHLEYERSKSLSSNYLYVCFYYISILNFSPKTVLLKGRKWIVTNDLGEKTVIEGLGIVGTYPRLKMGEKFRYSSHHFYSRPSVVEGSYFGIDSEGSLIVIPVPKFSLLIPEDII
- a CDS encoding LptE family protein, producing MTHRRATFWLWIVCFFFCIGLVGCSGGYRLGSIGGPAIQGIKTIYVPTVKNKTVIPGLQSMVTNEIIRAIDNDGTMQTSRNVDADAELDVTIVDFNRVILRPEILDPFTTAEYKLIITASVTLINRKLGRATIKGAQVSGSSYYFTQTNMPEAQRQDLPLVAEDLANRIVNLLTEGW
- a CDS encoding glycoside hydrolase family 57 protein, which translates into the protein MKSSPLGYLALLLHAHLPFVRHPEDEEVLEEDWLFEAITECYIPLLWMLEELYQAAIRCKLTLSLSPTLCSMLKDPLLIQRYKRYLLKRIELCSKEIERYAAADPERLLLAKFYKERFQNVWKSFTEVYAEDILGQFKKYHEKSLLELVTSSATHGYLPLLKNPKQAVNAQIFVAIESFFDSFQTYPKGFWLPECGYYPGIEFFLQSAEIRWFVLEAHGLLFSEPRPFLGLFSPIYTPSGPAAFGRDSLSSKEVWSAQEGYPGDPVYREFYWDLGFESDLDYIRPYILPTGQRKFTGIKYYRITGKTEQKALYNPQKAQQRAKEHAENFIMKREEAIKKAAPLFPTFTKPILLCPFDCELFGHWWFEGPLFLKELIKKAHQSEILELTTPLEYLHRYPTQQICRPTYSSWGLEGYSKMWLNETNDFIYQHLHEAAYLLVELVRKYKNGNKQTVRSLKQAARELLLAQASDWPFLISKSTAKEYAFLRVITHLNRFSELCEGIIQQKINKSLLEYCEYTDNLFPSLNLNYFS
- the thiD gene encoding bifunctional hydroxymethylpyrimidine kinase/phosphomethylpyrimidine kinase, which gives rise to MIGILIIGGSDCSCGAGIQGDLKTVTNLGAYGTTIITSIVAEHPGRVESLFPLPVSIIESQFHSILDFFPISAIKIGMLYKKELPEKIAELIQKFRIKAPIVIDPVLAAGNGDPLAEPGMEEALPKNLFPLATIVTPNIEEAEILSGFIIEGPEDLPSVAQDLAEQYGTSFMIKGGHLQGKTTLDVLHHNGKTYSFELPRIFSANPHGTGCSMASMIAVFLAQGLDVPNAVERAKHTLYEKIKREIQIGPFYFLPPQ
- the bamD gene encoding outer membrane protein assembly factor BamD encodes the protein MNTFRYRKVLLLFFLTFFFLKVELYAPLVWRPGEGWVDESTGTGLSASSSRDQLNLAKKFEEAKDYDNALKAYRILIRKWPYAVFAPEAQFRIGQCLEKKGDFLGANKAYDRMIQKYPSSSFFEQALERKLAIGNLYLAGEPKRLFNIPMGSGLDIAADIFESIIRAAPYGRFAPQAEFQLGLTRIKQKKFTDAIATFNRLLDKYPNHSLADDAQYEIGYTWYVASQASEYDQSATEKAIEGFEDYIVRYPSGDKVEAAKAHIAELKGKTTLGSFHIAQYYERAKNFKAAYIYYSDVIKQNPTSDQAKIAEQKIIQLRPLVAKDLGLPSLTSNPPSAPSPNGNSASSSETQQTKGTP
- a CDS encoding DUF4912 domain-containing protein: MSKKTGKKLNNFTLSHPPLPQGAKKSFLLKTKAVFSSKGQGKTQSEIQLSAAAQPSSSPPIPPSLPKTGRKQLFFYLFAVDPHALHAYWIMDQKAFRAFEKSRWVFRLVSNGSQLEAELPLEKSTHRIYYTKAKPNTRYHAEIGFYISSSNHFILIAKSPEAHTPPLSFSAKNEIRLATLPPQLSFQELIQKATKKGIKKETVAEAFELPPQKIQQLLTEKESVIQSSEQTPNLFSFPDSIQNFLFPQDPSLSSSYSSPIPPYTPLKEFSSFEFFPWFQPEDFPLQFLWPASFGFEPKEGSFPQNEPPESRHFPLELEVELVIRGKTSPNALLKVSNKKMQVAEDGSFTFRFDFVDGIYEVPIEAFDQENLQAEKLVLFFSRFSRPLLEVQSFFPSP
- a CDS encoding zinc-dependent alcohol dehydrogenase family protein, translating into MKAVRIHTFGLDGLAMVDLADPKEPKDKEILVRLQAVSLNYRDWLMVKGLYNPDQALPLIPCSDGAGEVVAVGKAVQSFRPGDRVVGTFFQDWLAGPFEKKYAQSVLGGPLDGTLAEYIILKEEGALPVPKNLSFEEAATLPCAALTAWNGIVEEATVSPGQTVVVQGSGGVSLFSMQFALACGAQVIFLSRSEEKIEKAKRLGAKEGINITKEKNWHRKVRELTEGRGADVLIDVLGGNLEESIKAVKHGGMVCSIGILVGLKAEIDVVSLLMRQAKIHGIYVGNRLMFEAMNRAITTLGIKPLIDTVFPFSQYKEAFLRLESGKHFGKIVLRLGGKSGVL
- the tyrS gene encoding tyrosine--tRNA ligase, with the translated sequence MHPLLKILTRGTEQVISEEELDKLLSSGKKLRIKFGVDPTSANLHLGHAISLLKLKQFQDLGHQVLLVIGDFTASIGDPSGRNTTRPLVPKEQILKNAQTYTEQAFKILDKEHTEIFWNGSWFGRLSAEELLGLGRRVTVNKLLHRQDFHDRFTADQSIFLHELFYPLLQAWDSVMVRADIEIGGRDQLFNMLLGRDFQKEEGQNPQVVITLPILEGLDGSRKMSKSLGNDIGITEPPKEIFGKTMSISDWLMKRWFLVLFGEEVDLLTNPMEEKKRLAEKIVTLFYGKEEAIKARTEFERVFSKKELPEEMPEFCFSQKQMPIVELLVAVGAVKSKSEARRLITQGGVSYQGKKVTDIHDCVEIQPDAVLRCGKRFFARIKPSS